DNA from Desulfobacterales bacterium:
GCGTGATGCAGTAAGGGCAGGATGTCACCAGCACCTCTGCCCCGACCCCGGTGGCCTGCTCCAACCTGAGATCGGAGAATCGCTCGCCCTTGGGCGTTTCCATCCAGATGCGGCCGCCGCCGCCACCGCAGCACAGGCTGTTTTCGCGCGCTTCCGGCATCTCGCTCAACTCTATGCCGAGTATTGCCTTTAAAGCCTCCCGCGGCTGGTCGTAAATATCATTGTGCCGGCCCAGGTAACAGGGATCATGATAGGTGACTTTCTTTGCGTATTCATTGTTGAGCTCAAGGCGGCCGTCTTCAATGAGCTCTGCTAAAAACTGGGTGATGTGAACCACTTCAAAATTGACCATAAATTCAGGGTATTCGTTTTTAAAGGTGTGGTAGCAGTGGGGAGAGGACACCAGAACGCGCTTGACCCCGTTATCAATAAAGGTTTTGATGTTTTCTTTGGCCAGGCGGCTGAATAATTCTTCATCGCCGGTTTTGCGGATGCTTTCCCCGCAGCAGTTCTCCTTGTTGCCCAGTATGCCGAAATTGACCCCGGCCTTTTTTAAAATACTGGCAGTGGCCACCGCCACCTTTTTTAATCGCGGGTCATAGCTGAGGTAGCAGCCGGGGAAATACAAGATTTCCATCTCCTCGTTGAAGGCTTTGACAGAAAGGCCTTCGGCCCATTTGGCCCGGTCATCGCGCTTTTCGTTTAAGGGGTTGCCTTCTCCCGTGAGACTTGCGCTAATGGTGCGGATGGGTTTGACGGAGGTGGGAAAGACCCCGTACTCGGTGGCAATGCGACGTA
Protein-coding regions in this window:
- a CDS encoding (Fe-S)-binding protein: MENVADYKEIVDVIKESGGEAFKHCYQCGLCDTVCPWNRVRTFSMRKIIREATFGMTQVEGEDIWRCTSCGNCPRQCPRGVKIIESGVSLRRIATEYGVFPTSVKPIRTISASLTGEGNPLNEKRDDRAKWAEGLSVKAFNEEMEILYFPGCYLSYDPRLKKVAVATASILKKAGVNFGILGNKENCCGESIRKTGDEELFSRLAKENIKTFIDNGVKRVLVSSPHCYHTFKNEYPEFMVNFEVVHITQFLAELIEDGRLELNNEYAKKVTYHDPCYLGRHNDIYDQPREALKAILGIELSEMPEARENSLCCGGGGGRIWMETPKGERFSDLRLEQATGVGAEVLVTSCPYCITHFEESKLMLAEGEGNPADNGNKLEIKDITEIIHDAIF